Genomic segment of Photobacterium profundum SS9:
TGGCGACCCAGAAAATGCACTTGTTTCTATGGGTAACTATATATTCAATAAAGATACGCTATGTACTGAACTTGAAGAAGATGCAGCAAAAGAAGATTCAAGCCACGACTTTGGTAAAGACATCATCCCTAAGCTATTTCCACTTGGTAAAGTCTATGTTTATGATTTTACAACCAACATTATTCCAGGTGAGAAGAATACCGGTTACTGGCGCGATGTAGGTACGATTGAAGCGTACTGGCAAGCACACATGGATTTACTTTCTGAAGATGCGCCGTTCTCTTTGTATAACCGTCAATGGCAGCTACACACTCATTACCCACCGCTTCCACCTGCAACAATTTTAGACAGCGAAAACAGTAAAGTTGATATTAACAACTGTATGATTTCAGCTGGTAGCTACATTCGTGGCGCACAAATACATAAATCAATTTTAGGCTTCCGTACCAATGTTGACCATAACACAATGATTTCAGAATCTGTGATTTTGGGCGATGTGAAAATCGGTGCGAATTGCTCAATACGTAAAGCGATTATTGATAAAAATGTACACATTGCTCCAGGAACGGTAATCGGTGAAAATCCTGAAGAGGATAAGAAAAACTACCACGTTTCTGATGAAGGTATTGTCGTAATCCCGAAAGGAGCGAAAATTGGCTACTAAGAAAACGTCGTTAACAAAGCATCCATTGAAAATTTTATTTGTTTCATCTGAAGTAGAAGGGTTTGCAAAAACAGGAGGGTTAGCCGATGTTGCTAAGTCTCTGCCTGCGGCCTTGAAGAAGATGGGGCACGATGTTCGAATTGTAATGCCTTTCTATCAGACAATTAACGGTAAAGATAACGCTGTTGCTATTTTGTCTACCGAGCTGCTTGTTGAGTCACAGCCATTTGCTGTGAGTTATCAAGTGATGCAACTCGATGAAGGTAATGTGCCTGTCTATGCGTTAGATGCACCACAATATTATGATCGACCAGAATTGTATGCGGAAAACAATCAAGCATATGCAGATAATGGTGAGCGTTTTACATTTTTAAGCGCCGCATCGTTAGATTTGTGTGAAAAACTGGGTTTTCAACCCGATGTGATTCACTGTAACGATTGGCATACCGGGTTAATTCCATTCTTATTAAAAACGCGTTACGCAGAGAGTGATTTCTTTGCTAAATCGAAAAG
This window contains:
- the glgC gene encoding glucose-1-phosphate adenylyltransferase, with the protein product MGGVLGMILAGGEGSRLRPLTDSRTKPAVPFGGSYRLIDFALNNFVNADFLKIYVLTQFKSQSLYVHMKKGWNITGITDRFIDPIPAQMRMGKRWYDGTADAIYQNLSFIELAEPEHVCIFGSDHIYKMDIKQMLNFHKEKEAELTVSALRMPLSEASAFGVIEVDENGCMVGFEEKPTNPKSIPGDPENALVSMGNYIFNKDTLCTELEEDAAKEDSSHDFGKDIIPKLFPLGKVYVYDFTTNIIPGEKNTGYWRDVGTIEAYWQAHMDLLSEDAPFSLYNRQWQLHTHYPPLPPATILDSENSKVDINNCMISAGSYIRGAQIHKSILGFRTNVDHNTMISESVILGDVKIGANCSIRKAIIDKNVHIAPGTVIGENPEEDKKNYHVSDEGIVVIPKGAKIGY